The following coding sequences are from one Streptomyces sp. NBC_01232 window:
- a CDS encoding cupin domain-containing protein produces the protein MGGRQAMAVRPSGACVATFPSGREIVIPPGGCTGWHFHRVRLDAVVLAGTLTRVLHDRTVEVHPAGTSFVEPAGIRHIHLGHNLGTEPVVLRVTPALPEGAPFAIPTPAPPGITPEVCGPHSH, from the coding sequence ATGGGTGGGCGGCAGGCGATGGCGGTACGGCCGAGCGGGGCGTGCGTGGCCACCTTCCCGAGTGGCCGGGAGATAGTCATCCCGCCGGGCGGCTGCACCGGCTGGCACTTCCACCGCGTCCGGCTGGACGCGGTGGTCCTGGCAGGGACCCTGACGCGGGTCCTGCACGACCGCACCGTCGAGGTGCATCCGGCGGGGACAAGCTTCGTGGAACCCGCGGGCATCCGGCACATCCACCTGGGCCACAACCTCGGTACCGAGCCGGTGGTGCTCCGCGTGACTCCCGCGCTCCCGGAGGGCGCCCCCTTCGCGATACCCACCCCGGCCCCGCCCGGGATCACACCGGAGGTCTGCGGACCGCACAGCCACTGA
- a CDS encoding DUF2293 domain-containing protein, with translation MSLVVFESLKQIHCADCRQGPLRHLVRESGVPRCLDCTDLGHLVYLPRGDTALTRRSREASSLCAVVVRFNRRRHRYERLGLLVEEAALARAERACLADSEARARRRERDRRRRAAEDTRFTAAFAAEIVRLFPGCPADRAVAIATHASVRGSGRVGRTAAGRALDELAVSVAVRAAVRHTDTEYDALLMAGVPRFAARARLAPRIDAILDGWRTPPGKQPPASAPQPIS, from the coding sequence ATGAGCCTGGTGGTTTTTGAGTCGCTGAAGCAGATCCACTGCGCCGACTGCCGGCAGGGCCCGCTCCGGCACCTCGTGCGCGAGTCCGGCGTACCCCGCTGCCTGGACTGTACGGATCTCGGCCATCTCGTCTATCTCCCGCGCGGGGACACGGCGCTCACCCGCCGCTCCCGCGAGGCCAGTTCGCTGTGCGCCGTCGTCGTCCGCTTCAACAGGCGCCGCCACCGCTACGAACGCCTGGGGCTCCTCGTCGAGGAGGCCGCCCTGGCCCGCGCGGAACGCGCCTGTCTCGCGGACTCCGAGGCGCGGGCGCGCCGCCGGGAGCGCGACCGGCGGCGCCGCGCGGCCGAGGACACCCGGTTCACGGCGGCGTTCGCCGCCGAGATCGTGCGGCTGTTCCCCGGATGTCCCGCCGACCGGGCCGTGGCGATCGCCACCCATGCCTCGGTGCGCGGCAGCGGCCGGGTGGGCCGTACCGCGGCCGGCCGCGCCCTCGACGAACTGGCGGTGTCGGTCGCGGTACGAGCGGCGGTGCGGCACACGGACACCGAGTACGACGCGCTGCTGATGGCGGGAGTGCCGCGTTTCGCGGCCCGCGCCCGGCTGGCCCCGCGGATCGATGCCATTCTGGACGGATGGCGTACGCCGCCCGGGAAGCAGCCTCCCGCGTCCGCTCCTCAGCCGATCAGTTGA
- a CDS encoding chaplin — MRHSRRNGLIAAVVAGGGLAVAGVGGFAHADADAAGRAERSPGLLSGNLVQLPVHVPVNACGNTVSVVGVLNSAAGNRCANEAPAGGGGHSGSRAADSSTSRSGNGGGAVAEGRGKDSPGVLSGNGLQLPVELPLNISGNAVSVVGIGNSSQGNTSVNGEEPTGGKPVQPPVVEEPVTTPPAPVRPAEPAPRPAPPRHSEATALAHTGSDGVGYLLPGGGALLLGGVLLYRRFRLN, encoded by the coding sequence ATGCGTCACAGTCGTCGGAATGGCTTGATCGCGGCGGTGGTTGCGGGAGGCGGACTGGCGGTCGCGGGTGTGGGCGGATTCGCCCATGCCGACGCGGACGCGGCCGGCCGGGCCGAGCGCTCGCCGGGTCTGCTGTCCGGAAACCTCGTCCAACTGCCGGTGCACGTACCGGTGAACGCGTGCGGGAACACCGTGAGCGTGGTCGGCGTCCTCAACTCGGCCGCCGGGAACCGCTGTGCCAATGAGGCGCCGGCCGGTGGCGGAGGGCATTCCGGGTCGAGGGCCGCGGATTCCTCGACGTCACGGTCCGGGAACGGGGGAGGGGCGGTCGCCGAGGGTCGCGGAAAGGATTCACCGGGAGTTCTCTCCGGCAACGGCCTCCAGCTCCCGGTCGAACTCCCGCTGAACATCAGCGGCAACGCGGTGAGCGTGGTCGGCATCGGCAACTCCTCGCAGGGCAACACGTCCGTCAACGGCGAGGAGCCCACGGGTGGCAAGCCCGTCCAGCCGCCCGTCGTCGAAGAGCCCGTGACCACGCCCCCGGCTCCGGTCCGGCCCGCCGAGCCGGCCCCCCGGCCCGCCCCGCCGCGGCACAGCGAGGCGACGGCGCTCGCCCACACCGGCTCCGACGGCGTCGGGTACCTGCTGCCCGGCGGCGGAGCGCTCCTCCTGGGCGGTGTCCTCCTCTACCGCCGCTTCCGCCTCAACTGA
- a CDS encoding SWIM zinc finger family protein: MITARDDRRRTFETVPAGAEAVSWWGRAWVSALEEVSHDTARLTRGRGYAEAGHVDAVTVTPGRIVAYVRGSRPRPYRTELTLPAFADREWSELLEAVAADPAALAALLEREVPQSLAESVLPGAGELVPHCSCPDFGRPPCKHAAALCYRAARLLDEDPFVLLLLRGRGERELLDELTRRNAAHAAREQPDAAPGFPGVPARAALARTGLPLLPAPLPVPAAVGLPPACPADPAAPDPLALDQLASDAAARALALLTTGEDPIAGLTLWQDAVRLASAHPTAGLTGAARTLYRDLARATGRSTTDLARAAAAWRQGGRPALDALEEPWDPPAGPFDRARPALLAAGQGAFRPDRNRLTIHTRQLRLGRDGLWYCYEDRLGDNDWWPRGLPSTDPVSALLG, encoded by the coding sequence ATGATCACCGCACGGGACGACCGCCGCCGTACCTTCGAGACCGTGCCCGCCGGGGCCGAGGCAGTCAGCTGGTGGGGCCGGGCCTGGGTGTCGGCGCTGGAGGAGGTCTCCCACGACACGGCCCGCCTGACCCGGGGGCGTGGGTACGCCGAGGCGGGGCACGTCGACGCGGTCACGGTCACCCCCGGCCGGATCGTGGCGTACGTCCGGGGCAGCCGGCCCCGCCCGTACCGCACCGAGCTGACCCTGCCCGCCTTCGCGGACCGGGAGTGGAGCGAACTGCTGGAGGCCGTCGCGGCCGACCCCGCGGCGCTCGCCGCCCTGCTGGAGCGGGAGGTCCCTCAGTCGCTCGCGGAGAGCGTCCTGCCCGGCGCGGGCGAGCTCGTCCCGCACTGCTCCTGCCCGGACTTCGGGCGTCCGCCGTGCAAGCACGCGGCGGCCCTCTGCTACCGGGCGGCCCGGCTCCTGGACGAGGACCCCTTCGTCCTGCTGCTCCTGCGCGGCCGGGGGGAGCGGGAGCTCCTCGACGAGCTCACCCGCCGCAATGCCGCCCATGCCGCGCGCGAACAGCCCGATGCGGCGCCCGGCTTCCCCGGCGTTCCGGCCCGGGCGGCGCTCGCCCGGACCGGTCTGCCGCTGCTGCCCGCGCCGCTTCCCGTGCCGGCCGCGGTGGGCCTGCCGCCCGCCTGCCCGGCCGACCCGGCGGCGCCGGACCCGCTGGCACTGGACCAGCTCGCCTCCGACGCGGCCGCCCGCGCCCTCGCCCTGCTCACCACCGGAGAGGACCCGATCGCCGGACTCACCCTGTGGCAGGACGCCGTCCGGCTGGCCTCCGCGCACCCCACGGCCGGACTGACGGGCGCGGCCCGCACCCTCTACCGGGACCTGGCCCGGGCCACCGGCCGCAGCACCACCGACCTCGCCCGGGCCGCGGCGGCCTGGCGCCAGGGCGGCCGCCCGGCCCTCGACGCCCTCGAAGAGCCCTGGGACCCGCCGGCCGGTCCCTTCGACCGGGCCCGCCCGGCGCTCCTCGCAGCAGGCCAGGGCGCCTTCCGCCCCGACCGCAACCGCCTGACGATCCACACCCGCCAGCTCCGCCTCGGCCGCGACGGCCTCTGGTACTGCTACGAGGACCGGCTGGGCGACAACGACTGGTGGCCCAGGGGCCTGCCCTCGACGGACCCGGTCAGCGCGCTGCTGGGCTGA
- a CDS encoding DEAD/DEAH box helicase: MTPQPHAGALLRHAAVFLPAAVPREGRVAFWAPDGDALPETGRQGPLTVVRPHGDGVRSRTVPAVTFSVASALPLLAQAPRSPAAHPATRAWGTAARQALTLAARGRLLPGLTPEGVDAWRAGPLDAADIDHLRAVAAALPHEGYATPLAGRRPLQLPEPEALVRAFLDAVADGLPRTPAAAVAAGRPFAAREPQQVPGIRDWAAQVAAGSDTGVGISLRLDLSSFRLFDEAEEDDTRRAGAAVVQVHSLADPTLVTDAGQLWAGTAAAGFGPRARIDAVLALRRAARVWPPLLRLLDQPVPDALALSDPELEDLLGVAASRLAAAGVLVHWPRELARTLSATAVVRSTAPGSATDGTAFFDAEHLFAFSWELALGGDRLTPGEMDALAQAHRPVVRLRDQWVRVDPDLVRKARKRELGVLDPVDALATVLTGTADIGGEPVEAVPVGALAALRDRLTGEQPPLPQPAALKATLRDYQARGLAWLDLMTSLGLGGCLADDMGLGKTVTLIALHLHRDRPEPTLVVCPASLLGNWQREIEKFAPGTPVRRFHGGSRSIEDLTACAGGFVLTTYGTMRASAPLLAEQSWGMVVADEAQHVKNPHSATAKALRTVPAPARVALTGTPVENNLSELWALLDWTTPGLLGPLTAFRARHARPVEHQTEEDGGNEAAVARLSALVRPFLLRRKKSDPGIAPELPPKTETDHPVSLTREQASLYRAAVDEAMAVIESSEGMERRGMIMKLLASLKQICNHPAQYLKEEQPRIPHRSGKLALLDELLDTILAEGGSVLVFTQYVTMARLMERHLQARGISSQLLHGGTPVPRREELVDRFQAGEVPVFLLSLKAAGTGLNLTRAGHVIHFDRWWNPAVEEQATDRAYRIGQTQPVQVHRIIAEGTVEDRIAEMLEAKRALADAVLGSGESALTELTDRELADLVSLRRPG, translated from the coding sequence ATGACACCGCAGCCGCACGCCGGCGCACTGCTGCGCCACGCCGCGGTCTTCCTGCCCGCCGCCGTCCCCCGCGAGGGGCGGGTCGCCTTCTGGGCGCCCGACGGGGACGCCCTGCCCGAGACCGGGAGGCAGGGGCCGCTCACCGTCGTGCGCCCGCACGGCGACGGGGTCCGCAGCCGGACCGTGCCCGCGGTGACCTTCTCCGTCGCCTCCGCCCTGCCCCTGCTCGCGCAGGCCCCGCGCAGCCCCGCCGCGCATCCCGCCACCCGAGCCTGGGGCACCGCCGCCCGGCAGGCGCTCACCCTCGCCGCCCGCGGCCGGCTGCTTCCCGGGCTCACCCCCGAGGGCGTCGACGCCTGGCGGGCCGGGCCGCTGGACGCCGCCGACATCGACCATCTGCGCGCGGTCGCCGCCGCGCTGCCGCACGAGGGGTACGCGACGCCCCTGGCCGGGCGCCGTCCGCTCCAGCTGCCCGAACCGGAGGCGCTGGTCCGCGCCTTCCTCGACGCCGTCGCCGACGGTCTGCCCCGTACCCCGGCCGCTGCCGTGGCCGCCGGGCGTCCGTTCGCCGCGCGGGAGCCGCAACAGGTGCCCGGGATAAGGGACTGGGCCGCGCAGGTCGCGGCCGGATCCGACACCGGCGTGGGGATCTCGCTCCGGCTCGACCTGTCCTCCTTCCGCCTCTTCGACGAGGCCGAGGAGGACGACACCCGGCGTGCCGGTGCCGCCGTCGTGCAGGTGCACAGCCTCGCCGATCCGACCCTGGTCACCGATGCCGGGCAGTTGTGGGCGGGCACGGCGGCCGCCGGCTTCGGCCCGCGCGCCCGGATCGACGCCGTGCTCGCGCTGCGCCGGGCCGCCCGGGTCTGGCCGCCCCTGCTGCGCCTGCTGGACCAGCCCGTGCCCGATGCGCTCGCCCTGTCCGACCCGGAGCTGGAGGACCTGCTGGGGGTGGCCGCGAGCCGGCTGGCGGCCGCCGGAGTCCTGGTCCACTGGCCGCGCGAGCTGGCCCGTACGCTCTCGGCGACCGCCGTCGTACGGTCCACCGCCCCCGGTTCGGCGACCGACGGGACCGCCTTCTTCGACGCCGAGCACCTCTTCGCCTTCTCCTGGGAGCTGGCGCTGGGCGGCGACCGGCTCACCCCGGGGGAGATGGACGCGCTGGCCCAGGCGCACCGGCCCGTCGTCCGACTGCGGGACCAGTGGGTGCGGGTCGATCCGGACCTGGTGCGCAAGGCGCGCAAGCGGGAGCTGGGCGTGCTGGACCCGGTCGACGCGCTGGCCACCGTATTGACCGGGACGGCCGACATCGGTGGCGAGCCCGTCGAGGCGGTTCCGGTGGGGGCGCTGGCCGCCCTGCGGGACCGGCTGACCGGGGAGCAGCCGCCGCTGCCGCAGCCCGCCGCCCTCAAGGCCACCCTGCGCGACTACCAGGCGCGCGGCCTGGCATGGCTGGACCTGATGACCTCCCTCGGGCTCGGCGGCTGCCTCGCCGACGACATGGGCCTGGGCAAGACCGTCACGCTGATCGCGCTGCACCTGCACCGGGACCGGCCCGAGCCGACGCTCGTCGTGTGCCCCGCGTCCCTCCTCGGCAACTGGCAGCGGGAGATCGAGAAGTTCGCCCCCGGCACACCCGTGCGCCGCTTCCACGGCGGCAGCCGCAGCATCGAGGACCTGACGGCGTGTGCGGGCGGGTTCGTCCTCACCACGTACGGGACGATGCGCGCGAGCGCACCCCTGCTCGCCGAACAGAGCTGGGGCATGGTCGTCGCCGACGAGGCGCAGCACGTCAAGAACCCGCATTCGGCGACGGCGAAGGCGCTGCGCACGGTGCCGGCACCGGCCCGGGTGGCGCTGACCGGTACCCCGGTGGAGAACAACCTCTCCGAGCTGTGGGCCCTGCTCGACTGGACCACGCCGGGACTGCTGGGCCCGCTCACCGCCTTCCGGGCCCGCCACGCCCGGCCGGTGGAGCACCAGACGGAGGAGGACGGGGGCAACGAGGCGGCGGTCGCCCGGCTGTCGGCGCTCGTGCGGCCGTTCCTGCTGCGCCGCAAGAAGTCCGACCCCGGCATCGCGCCCGAGCTGCCGCCGAAGACGGAGACCGACCACCCGGTCTCCCTCACCCGGGAGCAGGCCTCGCTCTACCGGGCCGCGGTGGACGAGGCGATGGCCGTGATCGAGTCGAGCGAGGGCATGGAACGCCGCGGCATGATCATGAAGCTGCTGGCCTCGCTCAAGCAGATCTGCAACCACCCCGCGCAGTACCTGAAGGAGGAGCAGCCCCGGATCCCGCACCGCTCGGGCAAACTCGCCCTCCTGGACGAGCTGCTGGACACGATCCTGGCCGAGGGCGGCTCGGTGCTGGTCTTCACCCAGTACGTGACGATGGCCCGCCTGATGGAACGGCACCTGCAGGCCCGCGGGATCAGCTCCCAGCTGCTGCACGGCGGGACGCCGGTGCCGCGCCGCGAGGAGCTCGTGGACCGTTTCCAGGCGGGTGAGGTCCCGGTCTTCCTGCTGTCCCTGAAGGCGGCCGGCACCGGTCTGAACCTCACCCGGGCCGGGCACGTCATCCACTTCGACCGCTGGTGGAACCCGGCCGTCGAGGAACAGGCCACCGACCGCGCCTACCGCATCGGCCAGACCCAGCCCGTCCAGGTCCACCGGATCATCGCCGAGGGCACCGTCGAGGACCGGATCGCCGAGATGCTGGAGGCGAAGCGGGCCCTGGCGGATGCCGTCCTGGGCTCCGGGGAGTCGGCGCTGACGGAGCTGACCGACCGCGAGCTGGCCGACCTCGTCTCCCTGCGGAGGCCCGGATGA